The following proteins come from a genomic window of Polyangiaceae bacterium:
- a CDS encoding efflux RND transporter periplasmic adaptor subunit, with the protein MTDDIQNGTQPGLVADAVRELEGDLKSESGGRRWLRRLLVVGVVVGLLVAFVAWRRATRPPPEPRFKTEKIEKRDVVEQVQSTGSVKPLTEVQVGAQVSGRVVRVLVDFNSVVKKGDLLAEIDPSLFGAQVSQAGAQLRASKASEKRAEARLATAKINLNRLKGLQKEGIASSADVDSAQGEFDVAEADVSAAKAQISQIQAQLRSARTTLAYSRIYSPIDGVVINRTVEPGQTVAASFAAPVLFVIAQDLSKMQVLADIDEADVGKVEKGMKADVVVDAFPGEKFAGEVTQIRYAPNNVQGVVTYSAVIDVANPDLKLRPGMTATVTIKTHEAKQVLAVRNAALRFRPLPEKDEDGKPKPEKPPAPLEHGQGRLYQITGGAQGSETIAPKVVPIGITDGVWTALKASDLSAGAEVVVEQREEDKKAFGLF; encoded by the coding sequence ATGACCGACGACATCCAAAACGGAACCCAGCCGGGGCTGGTGGCCGACGCGGTTCGAGAGCTCGAGGGGGACCTGAAGAGCGAGAGCGGAGGGCGGCGTTGGCTCCGCCGCTTGCTCGTGGTCGGCGTGGTGGTGGGCCTCTTGGTCGCCTTCGTGGCGTGGCGCCGGGCCACCCGGCCGCCGCCGGAGCCGCGCTTCAAGACCGAGAAGATCGAGAAGCGTGACGTGGTGGAGCAAGTGCAGTCCACCGGCAGCGTGAAGCCGCTCACGGAGGTGCAGGTCGGCGCCCAGGTCTCGGGTCGCGTGGTGCGCGTGCTGGTCGACTTCAACAGCGTGGTGAAGAAGGGCGATCTGCTCGCGGAGATCGATCCCAGCCTGTTCGGCGCGCAGGTGAGCCAGGCCGGTGCCCAGCTGCGAGCCTCCAAGGCCAGCGAGAAGCGCGCGGAGGCGCGCCTCGCCACCGCCAAGATCAACTTGAACCGCCTCAAGGGTCTTCAGAAAGAAGGCATCGCTTCCAGCGCGGACGTGGACTCCGCCCAGGGCGAGTTCGACGTAGCGGAAGCGGACGTTTCGGCGGCCAAGGCGCAGATCTCGCAGATCCAGGCGCAGCTCCGCTCTGCCCGGACCACCCTGGCGTACTCGCGCATCTACTCGCCCATCGACGGCGTGGTGATCAACCGCACGGTGGAGCCAGGGCAGACCGTGGCGGCGAGCTTTGCCGCGCCGGTGCTGTTCGTCATTGCTCAAGACTTGTCGAAGATGCAGGTGCTCGCGGACATCGACGAGGCCGACGTCGGCAAGGTGGAAAAGGGCATGAAGGCCGACGTCGTGGTGGACGCGTTCCCGGGCGAGAAGTTCGCCGGCGAGGTGACGCAGATCCGCTACGCGCCCAACAACGTTCAGGGCGTGGTCACCTACTCCGCGGTGATCGACGTCGCCAATCCGGACTTGAAGCTGCGCCCGGGCATGACGGCCACGGTCACGATCAAGACCCACGAGGCCAAGCAAGTGCTGGCCGTGCGCAACGCCGCGCTCCGCTTTCGCCCGCTGCCGGAGAAGGACGAAGACGGCAAGCCGAAGCCGGAGAAACCGCCCGCGCCGCTGGAGCACGGCCAAGGGCGCCTGTATCAGATCACCGGCGGCGCCCAGGGCAGCGAGACGATCGCTCCCAAGGTCGTACCCATCGGTATCACCGACGGCGTGTGGACGGCGCTCAAAGCCTCCGATCTCTCCGCCGGCGCGGAGGTCGTCGTCGAGCAACGCGAGGAAGACAAGAAGGCGTTCGGACTGTTCTGA
- a CDS encoding 30S ribosomal protein S1 — protein sequence MTSGEHGPDNAAPGEATEATPPEEPRAADAPSTSTTPSEASTPAEASAPAEAGTPAEASAPAEASAPAEASAPAEASTPAEAAAEAGAPVEQSTAPAAAAEAAAGEGGKKKKKRKKRKKKPGGEHPAQRPANERAPFHVGEEVFGKVTAVLDTAVMVDLGGKALAIFDRTEMEPDDLIPSVGDRFVARVHNDGARGGLVVLTRKPLREEEAKPFVEMSAKDGTLIPGLITGVIKGGVEVDIRGLRAFAPASGMDLHPNQANFAALLGQVLDFKVVHFKSGGRDIVVTRRPMLEAEAHERRKHALGLLQEGQDMKGVVRTVVEWGAFVALPEAENLEGLVHVSEASHDARARMAELFKPGDQIEVKITKIDEKGKIWLSRKALIEDPWAEAKQKYAPGSRHTGKVVRVEDFGVFVQLDSGVDGLIHVSDLSFNRVEHPKEIATEGQDIEVVVHHFDTRNKRIALHPAPPAEQAEEAPQKVARNQIVKVEVAKPEGSGLVVRVLGVTGRAARGFIPAGQTGTQRGTDLRKAFKIGSQLDAKIIDVDPRRGEPKLSIRAMKDDEERKAHREYRQALQREGGFGTLGDLLKKKFPNAGD from the coding sequence ATGACCTCTGGAGAACACGGCCCCGACAACGCTGCCCCCGGCGAGGCGACCGAAGCCACGCCGCCGGAAGAGCCTCGCGCGGCCGACGCCCCTTCCACATCGACCACGCCGAGCGAAGCGAGCACGCCCGCGGAGGCGAGCGCGCCCGCGGAGGCCGGCACGCCCGCAGAAGCGAGCGCGCCCGCGGAAGCGAGCGCGCCCGCGGAAGCGAGCGCGCCCGCGGAAGCGAGCACGCCCGCGGAAGCGGCGGCAGAAGCCGGCGCGCCGGTCGAGCAGAGCACCGCGCCCGCGGCGGCTGCGGAAGCCGCGGCGGGTGAAGGCGGCAAGAAGAAGAAGAAGCGCAAGAAGCGCAAGAAGAAGCCGGGCGGTGAGCACCCTGCCCAGCGCCCCGCCAACGAGCGCGCGCCGTTCCACGTTGGCGAAGAAGTGTTCGGCAAGGTCACCGCCGTGTTGGACACCGCCGTGATGGTGGATCTCGGCGGCAAGGCCCTGGCCATCTTCGATCGCACGGAGATGGAGCCGGACGATCTGATCCCCTCCGTCGGCGATCGCTTCGTGGCCCGCGTGCACAACGACGGCGCCCGCGGCGGGCTCGTGGTGCTCACGCGCAAGCCGCTGCGAGAAGAAGAAGCCAAGCCCTTCGTGGAGATGTCCGCGAAGGACGGCACGCTGATCCCGGGTCTCATCACCGGCGTCATCAAGGGCGGCGTGGAGGTCGACATCCGCGGCCTGCGTGCCTTCGCCCCCGCTTCGGGCATGGATCTGCATCCGAACCAGGCGAACTTCGCCGCGCTCCTCGGCCAGGTGCTCGACTTCAAGGTCGTACACTTCAAGAGCGGAGGGCGGGACATCGTGGTCACCCGTCGCCCGATGCTGGAGGCGGAGGCCCACGAGCGCCGCAAGCACGCCCTGGGCCTGCTCCAAGAGGGGCAGGACATGAAGGGCGTGGTCCGTACCGTGGTGGAGTGGGGCGCCTTCGTGGCCCTGCCCGAGGCCGAGAACCTCGAAGGCCTGGTCCACGTGTCGGAGGCCAGCCACGACGCCCGCGCTCGGATGGCGGAGCTGTTCAAGCCCGGCGATCAGATCGAGGTGAAGATCACCAAGATCGACGAGAAGGGGAAGATCTGGCTCAGCCGCAAGGCCCTCATCGAGGATCCCTGGGCGGAGGCCAAGCAGAAGTACGCGCCGGGCTCGCGCCACACCGGCAAGGTCGTGCGGGTGGAGGACTTCGGCGTGTTCGTCCAGCTCGACAGCGGCGTGGACGGCCTCATCCACGTTTCGGATCTCTCCTTCAACCGCGTGGAGCATCCGAAGGAGATCGCGACGGAGGGCCAGGACATCGAGGTGGTGGTCCACCACTTCGACACGCGCAACAAGCGCATCGCCCTGCACCCCGCGCCGCCAGCGGAGCAAGCGGAAGAAGCTCCCCAAAAGGTCGCGCGCAATCAGATCGTCAAGGTGGAGGTCGCCAAGCCCGAAGGCTCCGGCCTGGTGGTGCGTGTTCTCGGTGTCACCGGTCGCGCCGCCCGCGGCTTCATCCCCGCCGGCCAGACGGGCACCCAGCGCGGCACCGATCTGCGCAAGGCCTTCAAGATCGGCAGCCAGCTGGACGCCAAGATCATCGACGTGGATCCGCGCCGGGGCGAGCCCAAGCTCAGCATCCGCGCCATGAAGGACGACGAGGAGCGCAAGGCGCACCGCGAGTACCGTCAAGCGCTACAGCGCGAGGGCGGCTTCGGCACCTTGGGGGATCTGCTCAAGAAGAAGTTCCCCAACGCCGGGGACTGA
- a CDS encoding ABC transporter permease, which yields MSRMLRFAWTVLLLALGALRRNKLRAALTAFGILVGVAAVTIVVALGEGASAAVGGRIDSLGENALIVIPQETLASGVKDDSALPELTEGDAEALAREADDVERAAPMLAGFSQLVWRDQNVATQTIGTTLDFFAIRRWKASAGSLWAPSAETVGDKVCVIGATVRRELFGTEDPIGQVIRIGQHPFRVIGLLEEKGQGPFGNDQDDAVIMPVLTMRAKLSPTRPGVVHRILLQGKTPESAAAAERQVTAILRQRHHLAEGAENDFRLRSQEEFRRTQEKILGVLRMLLLAIAAVSLVVGGIGVMNIMLVSVAERTREIGIRMAIGAREADIRVQFLTEAVMLALVGGAAGTVLAYLAVSALAHALKWEMGVSIDALLVALGTSTCVGVVFGFVPAHRAARMDPIQALGRE from the coding sequence ATGAGTAGGATGCTGCGCTTCGCCTGGACGGTGCTGCTCTTGGCGCTCGGCGCGCTTCGCCGCAACAAGCTGCGCGCGGCGCTCACGGCCTTCGGCATCCTGGTCGGCGTGGCAGCGGTCACCATCGTCGTCGCCCTGGGCGAGGGCGCCAGCGCCGCCGTCGGCGGCCGCATCGACAGCCTGGGCGAAAACGCCCTCATCGTCATCCCGCAGGAAACGCTGGCCAGCGGAGTGAAGGACGACAGCGCGCTGCCGGAGCTCACCGAGGGGGATGCCGAGGCCTTGGCGCGGGAGGCCGACGACGTGGAGCGCGCCGCGCCGATGCTCGCGGGGTTTTCCCAGCTGGTGTGGCGTGATCAGAACGTCGCCACCCAGACCATCGGCACCACGCTCGACTTCTTCGCCATCCGCCGCTGGAAGGCGTCCGCGGGCTCGCTGTGGGCGCCGAGCGCGGAGACGGTGGGCGACAAGGTGTGCGTCATCGGCGCCACCGTGCGCCGCGAGCTGTTCGGTACCGAGGATCCCATCGGCCAAGTCATTCGCATCGGCCAGCACCCGTTTCGCGTCATCGGTCTGTTGGAAGAGAAAGGGCAGGGGCCCTTCGGCAACGATCAGGACGACGCCGTCATCATGCCGGTGCTCACCATGCGCGCGAAGCTCTCGCCCACGCGTCCCGGTGTGGTGCATCGCATCTTGCTCCAGGGCAAGACGCCGGAGAGCGCCGCAGCCGCCGAGCGTCAGGTCACCGCCATCCTGCGGCAGCGTCACCACCTGGCAGAGGGCGCGGAGAACGACTTCCGCCTGCGCAGCCAAGAGGAGTTCCGTCGCACGCAGGAGAAGATCCTCGGCGTGCTGCGCATGCTGCTGCTCGCCATCGCCGCCGTCAGTCTCGTGGTCGGCGGCATCGGCGTCATGAACATCATGCTCGTGAGCGTCGCCGAGCGGACGCGGGAAATCGGCATCCGCATGGCCATCGGCGCGCGGGAGGCGGACATCCGCGTGCAGTTCCTCACGGAAGCGGTGATGCTCGCCCTGGTGGGCGGCGCCGCCGGCACCGTGCTCGCCTATCTCGCCGTCAGCGCCCTCGCCCACGCCCTCAAGTGGGAGATGGGCGTCTCCATCGACGCACTGCTCGTCGCGCTCGGCACCAGCACCTGCGTCGGCGTGGTGTTCGGCTTCGTGCCCGCGCACCGCGCCGCACGCATGGATCCGATCCAGGCCCTCGGTCGCGAATAG
- a CDS encoding ABC transporter permease produces MRQILTSIRLALSALLRSKIRSALTSLGILIGIAAVVVVTALGTGARKIVSDQIESLGSNLLFVFYKPVTKSGARGRLGTGGGLSDRDAETIRREASAIDDVTVYSDVNAQVVSEYGNGKITVVGADGSYFRVRSFEIDRGRAFTDSEEQTKAKVVVIGPTAIEKLFGNLDPIGHWIRVGKHPFRIVGTLKTKGQSPFEDQDDRIIMPIGTWRSRVVPTNGDRIQLIMATAKSAGANKQAVRQVDAILRQRRGFLQDEEPDFRIRTQEEFQKSQEAIFGILTALLLSVAAISLFVGGVGVMNIMLVNVTERTREIGIRMAIGAKPGDIRLQFLLESIVLTLFGGFAGVALAAGLIALLRAKLGWAMSVSPTAVAVAVATSVVVGLVFGFWPARRAARLDPIEALRHE; encoded by the coding sequence ATGAGGCAGATCCTCACCAGCATCCGTCTGGCGCTCTCCGCCCTGCTCCGCTCCAAGATCCGCTCAGCGCTCACGTCCCTGGGCATCCTGATCGGCATCGCCGCGGTGGTGGTGGTCACGGCGCTGGGCACCGGCGCGCGCAAGATCGTGAGCGACCAGATCGAGAGCCTGGGCTCGAACCTCTTGTTCGTGTTCTACAAGCCGGTGACCAAGAGCGGCGCCCGCGGTCGCCTCGGGACGGGGGGCGGCCTCTCGGATCGCGACGCCGAGACCATCCGCCGCGAGGCCAGCGCCATCGACGACGTCACCGTGTACTCCGACGTGAACGCCCAGGTGGTGAGCGAGTACGGTAACGGGAAGATCACCGTCGTCGGCGCGGATGGCAGCTATTTTCGCGTGCGTAGCTTCGAGATCGATCGCGGTCGAGCCTTCACGGACTCCGAGGAGCAGACCAAGGCCAAGGTCGTGGTCATCGGGCCCACGGCCATCGAGAAGCTGTTCGGCAATCTGGATCCCATCGGTCACTGGATCCGCGTGGGCAAGCACCCGTTTCGCATCGTCGGCACCCTCAAGACCAAGGGGCAGTCGCCCTTCGAGGACCAAGACGATCGCATCATCATGCCCATCGGCACCTGGCGCTCGCGCGTCGTGCCCACCAACGGGGATCGCATCCAGCTGATCATGGCTACGGCCAAGAGCGCCGGGGCCAACAAGCAAGCCGTCCGCCAAGTGGACGCGATCTTGCGCCAGCGGCGCGGCTTCCTCCAAGACGAAGAGCCGGATTTTCGCATCCGCACCCAAGAGGAATTCCAGAAGAGCCAGGAGGCCATCTTCGGGATCCTCACGGCGCTGTTGCTCTCGGTCGCGGCCATCTCGCTGTTCGTCGGCGGCGTGGGTGTGATGAACATCATGCTGGTGAACGTGACGGAGCGGACGCGGGAGATCGGCATCCGCATGGCCATCGGCGCCAAGCCCGGCGACATCCGCCTGCAGTTCCTGCTGGAGTCGATCGTGCTCACGCTGTTCGGCGGCTTCGCCGGCGTGGCCCTCGCGGCGGGGCTCATCGCGCTGCTCCGCGCGAAGCTCGGCTGGGCCATGAGCGTCAGCCCCACGGCCGTGGCGGTGGCCGTGGCCACCAGCGTGGTGGTCGGCTTGGTGTTCGGCTTCTGGCCCGCGCGGCGCGCCGCGCGGCTCGATCCCATCGAGGCCCTGCGTCATGAGTAG
- a CDS encoding serine/threonine protein kinase: MTHARELDLVAGKYALCGELGVGGSATVYEAEHALTGRRVALKILHRELGRHPQIQARFLAEARAAATVRHKNVVDIYDVGIDEHDVAYMVMELLSGETLAELLESRGPLPYPYACELMLQVLSALSAAHVAGIVHRDLKPTNVMVTHPEPDRPRVKVLDFGIAKGILDRSEDALADGALLGTPVYMAPEQVLGREVDARADVYAAGVLLYELLSGVRPASGASPMELLTAVVRGRHTPLAELRPDLPEALTEVVEDALAVDPDDRPQSASALGARLVPFVSWEYLPSMRSEVSAEPIPLVDVKRAPRFDSFPSEDTLHFDASAMTLSEDLLFEPKIPRAPSAPHLDAESFGLAPGTPLPVGPEVEERHASTAPPTRASEHEPSEKGRLAPWLALLGGFGVGIALAWLSGVL; encoded by the coding sequence ATGACCCACGCTCGAGAGCTAGACCTGGTCGCTGGTAAGTACGCGCTGTGCGGAGAGCTCGGGGTGGGAGGGTCGGCCACCGTGTACGAGGCCGAGCACGCCCTGACGGGGCGGCGCGTCGCCCTCAAGATCCTGCACCGAGAGCTCGGGCGTCATCCGCAGATCCAGGCGCGCTTCTTGGCGGAGGCGCGCGCCGCGGCGACGGTGCGCCACAAGAACGTCGTCGACATCTACGACGTGGGCATCGACGAGCACGACGTTGCCTACATGGTGATGGAGCTGCTCAGCGGTGAAACGCTCGCGGAGCTGCTCGAGAGCCGCGGGCCGCTCCCCTACCCCTACGCCTGCGAGCTGATGCTGCAGGTGCTGAGCGCCTTGAGCGCGGCGCACGTGGCCGGCATCGTCCACCGCGACCTGAAGCCGACGAACGTGATGGTGACGCATCCGGAGCCGGACCGGCCGCGGGTGAAGGTGCTCGACTTCGGGATCGCCAAGGGCATCCTGGATCGGAGCGAGGACGCGCTGGCGGACGGCGCGCTATTGGGCACCCCGGTGTACATGGCGCCGGAACAGGTGCTCGGCCGCGAAGTCGATGCCCGGGCGGACGTCTACGCTGCCGGCGTGCTCTTGTACGAGCTCTTGAGCGGGGTGCGCCCTGCCAGCGGCGCGTCGCCCATGGAGCTGTTGACGGCAGTGGTGCGCGGGCGCCACACGCCGCTCGCGGAGCTCCGGCCGGACCTGCCCGAAGCGCTCACGGAAGTGGTGGAGGATGCCCTCGCCGTCGACCCGGACGATCGCCCCCAGAGCGCGAGCGCCCTCGGGGCGCGGCTGGTGCCCTTCGTGAGCTGGGAGTACCTGCCCAGCATGCGCTCCGAGGTCAGCGCGGAGCCGATCCCGCTGGTGGACGTGAAGCGGGCGCCGCGCTTCGACAGCTTCCCGAGCGAAGACACGCTGCATTTCGATGCTTCCGCGATGACCCTGTCGGAAGATCTGTTGTTCGAGCCCAAGATCCCCCGAGCGCCTTCCGCGCCCCACTTGGATGCGGAGTCCTTCGGGCTGGCCCCGGGGACTCCCCTTCCGGTGGGCCCGGAGGTGGAAGAACGCCACGCCTCGACGGCGCCTCCCACGCGAGCCTCCGAGCACGAGCCATCGGAGAAGGGTCGCCTGGCGCCGTGGCTCGCCCTGCTGGGCGGCTTTGGTGTGGGGATCGCGCTGGCGTGGCTCAGCGGCGTGCTGTGA
- a CDS encoding Mrp/NBP35 family ATP-binding protein yields the protein MSEPVSGRPIADGDPVPSVKNIILVMSGKGGVGKSTVAANLALALVRRGYRTGLLDADMYGPSVPTMLGITGQPMSDGTQIKPLSRFGLSLMSIGFLLEDPKSAVVWRGPMLQGALMQFLKDVAWGELDFLVLDLPPGTGDIALTLSQQVRTNGAVMVTTPQEVALMDVYKAVSMCQKVGIPITGIVENESYFVCDGCDKRHELFGSGGGQKVAELAGAPLLGQIPLHPDVRKWGDAGTPVVQASPGSEIAKAFIEVADRLVEEIERQNTQAQGLSIDRTGGVNKHLPITR from the coding sequence ATGTCCGAGCCCGTTTCCGGTCGCCCCATCGCCGACGGCGATCCCGTCCCCAGCGTCAAGAACATCATCCTGGTGATGAGCGGCAAGGGTGGCGTCGGCAAGAGCACCGTCGCCGCGAACCTGGCACTGGCGCTGGTGCGCCGTGGCTACCGCACCGGGCTCCTGGACGCGGACATGTACGGGCCCAGCGTGCCCACCATGCTCGGCATCACCGGCCAGCCGATGAGCGACGGCACCCAGATCAAGCCGCTCAGCCGCTTCGGCCTTTCGCTGATGAGCATCGGCTTCTTGCTGGAAGATCCCAAGAGCGCCGTGGTGTGGCGCGGCCCCATGCTGCAGGGCGCCTTGATGCAATTCTTGAAGGACGTCGCCTGGGGCGAGCTCGATTTTCTCGTGCTCGACTTGCCGCCGGGCACCGGCGACATCGCCCTCACCCTCTCTCAGCAGGTGCGCACCAACGGCGCCGTGATGGTGACCACGCCGCAGGAGGTGGCGCTGATGGACGTCTACAAGGCCGTCAGCATGTGCCAGAAGGTCGGCATCCCGATCACCGGCATCGTCGAGAACGAGAGCTACTTCGTGTGTGACGGCTGCGACAAACGCCACGAGCTGTTCGGCAGCGGCGGCGGGCAAAAGGTCGCGGAGCTCGCGGGGGCACCGCTCCTCGGCCAGATCCCGCTGCACCCGGACGTCCGAAAGTGGGGGGACGCGGGCACGCCCGTGGTCCAGGCCTCACCCGGCTCGGAAATCGCCAAGGCGTTCATCGAGGTCGCGGACCGCCTGGTGGAGGAAATCGAGCGGCAGAACACCCAGGCCCAGGGCCTCAGCATCGATCGCACCGGGGGCGTCAACAAACATCTGCCCATCACTCGCTGA
- a CDS encoding ABC transporter ATP-binding protein, giving the protein MIELSHVSKDYVTGPEVVHALRDVSLSVGEGELVAVVGQSGSGKSTLMNILGCLDRPTRGRYSLGGVDVTKRSGDQRALVRNRLIGFVFQGFNLLPRTTALENVELPLVYRGVSARERRRRAKAALAQVGLADRAGHTPAQLSGGQQQRVAIARALVTDPPLLLADEPTGNLDTRTSDEVLALLQVLSRERGITVLIVTHEPEIAACSSRVVTVRDGRIESDELNAAPRDAAEALAARGSAA; this is encoded by the coding sequence TTGATCGAGCTCAGCCACGTCAGCAAGGACTACGTCACGGGTCCCGAGGTGGTGCACGCGCTCCGGGACGTGAGCTTGTCGGTGGGGGAAGGGGAGCTGGTCGCCGTCGTGGGGCAGAGCGGCTCGGGCAAGAGCACGCTGATGAACATCTTGGGCTGCTTGGACCGGCCCACCCGCGGCCGCTACAGCCTGGGCGGCGTGGACGTGACCAAGCGCTCCGGAGATCAGCGCGCCCTGGTGCGTAATCGTCTCATCGGCTTCGTGTTCCAGGGCTTCAACCTACTGCCGCGCACCACCGCCCTCGAGAACGTGGAGCTTCCGCTGGTGTACCGCGGCGTGAGCGCGCGGGAGCGCCGCCGCCGGGCCAAGGCGGCCCTCGCGCAGGTGGGCCTCGCGGACCGCGCGGGACACACACCGGCGCAGCTCTCCGGCGGGCAGCAGCAACGCGTCGCCATCGCGCGGGCCCTGGTGACCGATCCGCCGCTGCTGTTGGCGGACGAGCCCACCGGCAACCTCGACACGCGCACCAGCGATGAAGTGCTCGCGCTGCTTCAGGTGCTCAGCCGCGAGCGCGGCATCACGGTGCTGATCGTCACCCACGAGCCGGAGATCGCCGCCTGCTCGTCCCGCGTGGTCACCGTGCGCGACGGTCGCATCGAGAGCGACGAGCTGAACGCCGCCCCGCGCGACGCCGCGGAGGCGCTCGCCGCTCGGGGCAGCGCCGCATGA